The stretch of DNA TGCGGGGCGTACCCTTGCCAATACTGCCTCTCGCACGACCGTTCGCCGCCCTACAAGTGGGTCATCTGGTTTTGGAAGTGGAAAATCAACACGTTCAGTTGGAGGGTAGGCGATTTATCAGCTCGTTGACGGGTCTTTATTGAGGTGATTTTCCAGGAATTGGTGGATTTCTGCTACCGTGGCGTCTTCGCCAAAGCGTATGGGCTCTTTGAATTTAACGGAGAGCTTCACGCCTTTTTCTTTTAATTGTAGCCCTTTTTTGCCAAATGCCTGTCGGAAGCCATCAATTTCGACTGGCACTACCAGGGGGTTAAATGCTTTAATGATACTTGCCGTTCCTTTTTGAACGGGGGCATGGGGTGTTGTTGTTCCTTGCGGGAAGGTAATCACCCAGCCAAAATTGAGGGCTTTCTCAATTTTAGCAGGTGCTTTGACGTCGGCACCTCGTTGGATATCTTCTCCTTTATGTCGCCATGATCTTTTGACGGTCACGGCACCTGTATAAGCAAATATTTGCGGTAGCAGCCCACTTTCTTTCATTGTTTCTTCTGCAGCAATATAATAAGTATTTACCCTTGGAACTAACAAATAGAAAGGTAGGTTGAGGTTTTTAAACCGCCATTTGACACTACAAAAGATGTGTATCAAGGCAATAACATCAGCGTAATAGGTTTGGTGATTTGAGACGAACAGGACATTTGTTTTGGGCAATTTTACCAGGTATTTATTGCCTTCCACTTTCGTTTTATTAACGATATTAATGCCTGGGTAGGTCGCCAGGCCAAGTAGCCCGGTCAAGGCTCTTTTTAAGACCAGAATTTGACCAAAGGGGTCCTTGATTCTAAGTTTAAACTTGACCTTAGCACCAGGGGGGGTAATTTTTTTTTCACCTGCCTTTTTTCTTTTCCATCGAGACGTTTGTTTATTCCTTGAAACTTTACTCATATCATATTAAGTGTCAGAGAAGGGTAAATGTAACTACTACAAAGTTAAGCTTACTTTTGAAATATAAGGGACTATTAGTAAGATGGATCAAAAAAGCTGGTTTTCGTATGTTGCTCAAACTTTTCAGCTACTTTAAGCAAATAATCAAGGCCCTCCAACTGTTCAATCATAAACCCAGGGATGCTAGCCAGTCCAAATACGCCAGCCATAATGCCTGTGGTGATCGAAGCAACGGAATCAACATCTCCTCCTAGATAAACTGATTTTTTTAATGCATCCATGGCGTGAGTACTATTTTTTAGGATATACAAGACACAACCCGTAGTGTATTTAGCGTCGGAAGGTACGCCATTGATGCCTTCTAGAAAATAGGGTG from Saprospiraceae bacterium encodes:
- a CDS encoding lysophospholipid acyltransferase family protein — encoded protein: MSKVSRNKQTSRWKRKKAGEKKITPPGAKVKFKLRIKDPFGQILVLKRALTGLLGLATYPGINIVNKTKVEGNKYLVKLPKTNVLFVSNHQTYYADVIALIHIFCSVKWRFKNLNLPFYLLVPRVNTYYIAAEETMKESGLLPQIFAYTGAVTVKRSWRHKGEDIQRGADVKAPAKIEKALNFGWVITFPQGTTTPHAPVQKGTASIIKAFNPLVVPVEIDGFRQAFGKKGLQLKEKGVKLSVKFKEPIRFGEDATVAEIHQFLENHLNKDPSTS